Proteins encoded within one genomic window of Solibaculum mannosilyticum:
- a CDS encoding TnpV protein, with protein MTYTMNGDYQIPDLKLTEQPEKPLGKYGRMRKAYLKEHRPLIYNQLLLTEKLYPHLIEIDETAQSRLEQMMPQLAKDAGATEQLKASDPMRWVGLMNTCKAQAEEILMAELIHS; from the coding sequence CTGACTTACACGATGAACGGAGATTATCAGATTCCCGACCTGAAGCTGACCGAACAGCCGGAGAAGCCCCTGGGCAAGTACGGCAGGATGCGGAAAGCGTACCTGAAGGAACACCGGCCCCTGATTTACAATCAGCTGCTGCTGACCGAGAAGCTGTACCCGCACCTCATCGAGATCGACGAGACAGCGCAGAGCCGTCTGGAGCAGATGATGCCCCAGCTGGCGAAAGACGCGGGCGCGACGGAGCAGCTGAAAGCCAGCGACCCGATGCGCTGGGTGGGCCTGATGAACACCTGCAAAGCACAGGCCGAGGAGATTCTGATGGCGGAGCTTATTCACAGCTGA